In Papaver somniferum cultivar HN1 chromosome 1, ASM357369v1, whole genome shotgun sequence, a genomic segment contains:
- the LOC113305287 gene encoding GDSL esterase/lipase At5g55050-like → MAHNFLSLLFSLFLLFAFSCSDGQMVPAAFSFGDSLADVGNNNHIKLSIIKANFPHNGVDYPGGKATGRFSNGKNSADFLAEKLGFATPLLPYLSIAPSSNSKAFLGGVSFASGGAGILDSTNKHSGVISMNKQIENYSAVYGQLVQQLGNNEMQKHFAKSLFAIVIGSNDLINYFKSGSDLRKQYTPQQFTDLMVATLKDQLKRIYNLGARKFVVIGAGAIGCSPAQRYQNNTGGCYEETNYWSIQYNEGIKSILQGMKSELTINYAFLDSYSLLLDFIQKPASYGFKEVKSACCGLGNLNARVPCLPVAKYCNNRDEHIFWDFYHPTEAAARIFGDTIFDGTQQFMFPINVRQLVAI, encoded by the exons ATGGCTCATAATTTTCTGAGTCTACTCTTTTCATTGTTCTTACTATTTGCATTCAGTTGTTCAGATGGTCAAATGGTTCCAGCAGCTTTTTCTTTCGGGGACTCTCTAGCAGACGTAGGAAACAATAATCACATAAAATTGAGCATTATCAAGGCCAATTTCCCTCATAACGGTGTCGACTATCCAGGAGGAAAAGCTACCGGAAGGTTCAGTAATGGCAAGAATTCAGCTGATTTTTTGG CCGAGAAGCTAGGATTTGCGACCCCGCTTCTGCCGTACCTCTCCATTGCCCCCTCTTCGAACTCAAAGGCGTTCCTGGGTGGAGTTAGCTTTGCCTCAGGAGGAGCTGGAATCTTGGATAGCACTAACAAACACTCG GGGGTTATTTCAATGAACAAACAAATAGAGAACTACTCGGCAGTATACGGCCAGTTGGTTCAGCAGTTAGGAAACAATGAAATGCAGAAACACTTTGCAAAATCACTCTTTGCGATCGTGATTGGTAGCAACGACCTCATAAATTACTTCAAATCTGGGTCAGACTTACGCAAACAGTACACTCCTCAACAGTTCACAGATTTAATGGTTGCCACTCTGAAAGACCAGTTGAAG CGGATATACAATCTTGGTGCACGTAAGTTTGTTGTGATTGGAGCTGGAGCTATAGGTTGTTCTCCAGCACAGAGGTACCAGAACAATACAGGGGGTTGCTATGAGGAAACGAATTACTGGTCTATTCAATACAACGAGGGTATTAAGTCAATCTTGCAAGGCATGAAGTCTGAGCTAACAATCAACTATGCTTTTCTCGATTCCTACAGCCTCTTGCTCGACTTCATCCAAAAACCAGCTAGCTACG GGTTTAAAGAGGTTAAATCTGCTTGTTGTGGACTGGGAAACCTAAATGCTAGGGTTCCTTGCCTACCAGTTGCCAAATACTGCAACAACAGAGACGAACATATATTTTGGGACTTCTACCATCCAACAGAAGCAGCTGCACGCATCTTCGGAGACACCATTTTTGATGGTACACAGCAGTTTATGTTTCCTATTAATGTAAGGCAACTAGTTGCTATATGA